From the Candida dubliniensis CD36 chromosome 2, complete sequence genome, the window TTACCTGATGCGGATTTTAGTGATGGTGATCCTGCGGGAGCAGTTACCAAACAACCCTTTGTTTCAGACGATTTAATCATCTCAGGATccaatgatgaagaagcaTTGACAAAGTTTACGGCTTTGCAATCGCACTTTCGCGGTAATCTTTTAGAAAAGAGAATCTGGTTTTTCGCAGCCAGACCTTATATTCGGGATAATTTGGCCCATTCTTATCATGCTCTTTCCCCAGCTCAACAAAATTGGAAAGGTTTAGCTACATTGATAGTTAACGCTCAAGACTGTGAACGAGTTAATGGTAACAAAACCTTGGAAAAGAACAGATTAACCCCGCAACCTGGTGAATCTGTAGTTCTGTTTATTCAAAAGGCTCAGAACTTTAGCCAAGCTACTATTTCCTACCGCAACAGTTTTAtcaatgataaaattaatttgatttttatcCTTAACAAAAATTTTGCTTATCTTGTTGCCCATGCTAAATTGGATTTGATTAACACTGCCGACGAATTTTATTCAACTGCTATTACTAGGTTTACAGGTTTGAATTTCCCCACTACTACTGCAGTAAATGCTATTGAGTACGACACGGAAGAAACTCCTTTTGCTGACGAATTCATTCAAGACGAAGAGtcagatgatgatgaatatgAGTTAGCATACATTCGTCGTTTCAATAACTATCAGAGTAAACCTAAGTACAAATCTAATTATCAATCCAATAACTATCAAAACTCCAATTATCCGAGATccaattatcaacaaccaaaCTATCaaagatttaataattatcattCTTCCAATCCGTTTTACCAGTCCAATAACACCTCACAATACCAACCTCgcaataattattataataactCAAaggataataaatttaatcagacaaaaaaattcaatccACACAGACATGACAACAACAGACAACAACATAGAAGAGAAACGATTTCCGAGAGTTGATAATTCGTTTTCAAGAGTAGACAAACGATGAGAGGTTTCGTTTTCAGATTGTGAAGGAACATTGACGGAAGTAGTGGCGTCGGTAGCTTCAACAGCTTCAGCGTTGGAAGAAGTAGTAGATCTAGTGTTTTTAGccattttgattttaataagagttaataatttttttttttgtaatttggaaagtttatattgtttttggtttatttaaGTTTTAACAAAAGTTGATACTGTTATAAAAGTTGTTGAtagaaatatttgatagaacagaaaatatattttctGTGTTATTGGTACCGTGAGGGTTActgattattattcttaacTGAAGTACCTTAAGGAATGTTATCTTCTAGCTTTGagtaatactaataatataaattaatgtgtattaattatataaaattttttatttcttctttatgTAACCATCACGTGTCCAacaatttatattaatgtctttttttttttattgtttcgACATAATCAAtggatttaaaaattgttcAGCTAACAACTCAATTGCATCTGGTCtcatttcaaaattaatctcaaatgttttctttaaaaattcttttgcTTCATTAGTACACCATTCAGGGATTTGCGGGGTAATATGATTACCAATCTTAAATAAAGCTTGCATTTGACTCAACTCTGGAAATGGATGTCTACCAGTAAACATTTCCACAATCAAACATCCCACTGACCAAATATCAGCTTTCTTGGTATATGTAGTCTGCTTGACCACTTCGGGTGCCATCCAGAATACTGATCCTTGTAAAGATGCTCTTTTTCCTGTCTTTTTgaaatcttcatcttcttcatcgaTAGCACTAACTTTTTTACTAATACCAAAATCACCAATTTTGACTGTACCTTTgatatcaatcaatatgTTAGCTCCTTTAATATCTCGATGAATAATATCTTCACCATGCAAATAACTCAATCCAATCAATACTTGTCGGATGAAATTTCTTATCAACGGCTCTTCAAATGGCCCGTACGAGTTTAACATAGATTGAACTGAACCTCCAGGGACATATtccaaaaatatatttaaaaaattctCATCTGTTGTAGATCCAAAATATCGAACTATATTCTCATGATTCAATTCCTTTAGTAACATCATTTCTCGTTGTTGCTCTTGCATTGATTTTTGCATATTTTCcgtattattatttccaTTCTCATTGACTAACGGTATTTGCTTTACCGCCATCAACTCACCTGTAAACGGATTCATTCCTAAGTACACCGTACCAAAACTACCAGAACCAATTCTAGCTCCTTTTAACCAATTTTCAGGTGGACCATTCTCTCCAGAACTAGAACTCAAACCAGCAAAATCGGAAGTACCAAATTCTCCATATTCTTCACCATCTTCGCCTTCTGAATCAGAAGGgttcaataattcaattgtgGAATGACGGTCATGTGCAGgattatcattataattCGGAGATATAGAAATTCTATGCAATGCAGTGCCTCCACTTAATGATTTTGACGATATTATTGACCTGGAATCATGATTATTTAATGGTTGTGTTGATTGATGTGAAAATGACGTTGAAGGTTTATTAAATACAGAGAATGTATCGTTTGAATTCACAACTTCGTCAATAGCAGTAATGCTATTCACCATCACATCCCCAATAGTCCTTTGTGCTCTTCTTAAtccaccactaccacctCCACTGGTATTGAAAATTCCACTTTGTTGTTCACCAGAAGAAATCGACATAGTACGATTAGAAGGAAATCCAGTTGAGTTACTCAAAATAGACTGTCTCTTATTAAGAGAATACACACTAGAAGAAAATGCCCCTGCTGGCAAATTAAATCTTCGAGATAATCTAACACTATGTCTAACTGAGTTTCTAACTGTTTGTTCCAAATCTTTTTGTCTTGTGTCAGGGAAATATTCTGCTAAATTCgatgaaatcaattcacTAGGAGGTCTTTGTCCAAAGAAATTCCTCAAGGTTGATCTATGTGCTTGAACATCTTTGGTATGAAGTTGATTGACTTCCTCTTGCAATTCGGCTTTAGATCCAGAAACTTGCTTTTTATATTTGGACATGATTTTTTTCGATGTTTCAATGGCTGCTGGTGTAGGGGGTTCGTTTTTCGGCACCAACATTATACGATATTTCTCTAACCGTTCTGGTGAATAACAGATTGTAACTAATTCAACGTCATATAGTAAAGTAATGGTAGGTTCAGTTTTGCCATACAACACATTCTCTACACCGTGCGGGACTGAATGGACATAAGTGTCAAATTGGACTTCATCGGGTTTGAACcctaatttcttcaaaactCTTCTTTTAATTGCTTGTGCATTAAAACAACCAGTGACATTCACACGTTTGGTTGATCCGTCTTGCAAAATAAACGTAATATTCTTACTGGCATCTTTACTGGAAGTGCCACTACCGACAACGTTTCCAGTGTTACTATTGTTGGTATTACCGTTTATGTTGTTAGTGCTGGAGTTCATACTACTAATGGGCAAATTATTACTGGAATTGTTTTGACTTAGTTGAGTTAATGTCCCCTCGTTACTGTTGGATACATCTAACAagctattattattgttattcaAATTTGTCAAAGAACCATTTGTTCGAGTGTTTaagtttaataattgatatatcTCATCAACACTTATTAGTTCCTTTAAATTATCTGCCTTTAAGTTAGATATTGCAATTTCTAATCTTAACCGGTCTCCTAATTTCGTAATACCCAATTCCTTTAATGAACCTGTATCTAATTCTGGTAGCAAATCCATGGTAATcccattttcaataaatttggaATAGTGATGTTGGCAGTTTGCCTTCACTAGCCAATGTTTTAATTCCTTTGCATCATTTCGATCTATTCGAGCTATGTTTTCTGtagaatcattaatttctgTCATGTTTGTTTGCTATATTTAAGAACCACACAAACACACGCTGACAGACagacacacacacactGACGTATTAGGGTTTCTATCTTATCTCTAAACTTAATTGCATTCAAATCTTATGAAAGAATAGAAACAAGGGAATCAAGTGAACGTTGgcttttgttatttttgcATGAATTTGAGTAGACGGGATTTGAGAGAAAGAGCCCATACCACCacagaatttttttttttttttctttgtctcTCTTTTCTCTAATatctattgttttttttttttgtacaACACTAAAATTTGTTTGTGTGGTATTGTCCAGCTAAGTTTCGGAATTGAATGTTGATTGACAATCTATCATTTCCTAAACTAGACTACTCTAGCCGATCTTAACATCaagcaaaaaaatactataagatattaattgatttataatgaCTAAAACTacctaataataatattgatccTGCTACCAATTAACCACTTCACCGTTTGTCACCAATACCTGTTCATCAATAACATTACCAGGATTGTCCTCACTGCGTTTCCAAGTTTTGATCTCACCTTTACTGGTATCTAGTTCATAAACTCTCATTCTTCTAATGTATCCGTTATATCCACCATATCCACCTAACCCTGCTCCTCCACCATAACATAACCACATTTTGTTATCTGCTGATGACAGAGATTGTTGGGTATCCTGCAAACAGTAATCATTACAATGGTCATGTCCAACACTAGCTACACTTACACCAATCTCCCTCAACACTTGTCTACCTCCTGAATTATAACGTGGAGCAGTAACACCTTCACGGTTTTCTCCAATAAAAGGTTGATTCAAGTTTCTGAATTCTGGTAATGGAATGTGAAAGAATGCCATTGCCAACGGAATCTTGTTGCTCTTTCTGTATTTTTCCACACTATCTTGGATTGATTCTG encodes:
- a CDS encoding gag protein, putative (transposable element;~Similar to Ty3/gypsy-like retrotransposons in Candida albicans and Candida dubliniensis), yielding MENGFTDMKSQLAQIITNFQTFAQDQNKEMEYIKTEAAKGINELHERENQTQDRELHLEDVEAKLESREAKLEQKTAFHEQQEAQNFKEVDDELLWLKDYIEKTEATTACLEAQLENSVPKGAIDNRDSIDFKLKRFLPDADFSDGDPAGAVTKQPFVSDDLIISGSNDEEALTKFTALQSHFRGNLLEKRIWFFAARPYIRDNLAHSYHALSPAQQNWKGLATLIVNAQDCERVNGNKTLEKNRLTPQPGESVVSFIQKAQNFSQATISYRNSFINDKINLIFILNKNFAYLVAHAKLDLINTADEFYSTAITRFTGLNFPTTTAVNAIEYDTEETPFADEFIQDEESDDDEYELAYIRRFNNYQSKPKYKSNYQSNNYQNSNYPRSNYQQPNYQRFNNYHSSNPFYQSNNTSQYQPRNNYYNNSKDNKFNQTKKFNPHRHDNNRQQHRRETISES
- a CDS encoding serine/threonine-protein kinase, putative (Similar to S. cerevisiae STE11;~In S. cerevisiae: signal transducing MEK kinase involved in pheromone response and pseudohyphal/invasive growth pathways where it phosphorylates Ste7p, and the high osmolarity response pathway, via phosphorylation of Pbs2p; regulated by Ste20p and Ste50p.), which codes for MTEINDSTENIARIDRNDAKELKHWLVKANCQHHYSKFIENGITMDLLPELDTGSLKELGITKLGDRLRLEIAISNLKADNLKELISVDEIYQLLNLNTRTNGSLTNLNNNNNSLLDVSNSNEGTLTQLSQNNSSNNLPISSMNSSTNNINGNTNNSNTGNVVGSGTSSKDASKNITFILQDGSTKRVNVTGCFNAQAIKRRVLKKLGFKPDEVQFDTYVHSVPHGVENVLYGKTEPTITLLYDVELVTICYSPERLEKYRIMLVPKNEPPTPAAIETSKKIMSKYKKQVSGSKAELQEEVNQLHTKDVQAHRSTLRNFFGQRPPSELISSNLAEYFPDTRQKDLEQTVRNSVRHSVRLSRRFNLPAGAFSSSVYSLNKRQSILSNSTGFPSNRTMSISSGEQQSGIFNTSGGGSGGLRRAQRTIGDVMVNSITAIDEVVNSNDTFSVFNKPSTSFSHQSTQPLNNHDSRSIISSKSLSGGTALHRISISPNYNDNPAHDRHSTIELLNPSDSEGEDGEEYGEFGTSDFAGLSSSSGENGPPENWLKGARIGSGSFGTVYLGMNPFTGELMAVKQIPLVNENGNNNTENMQKSMQEQQREMMLLKELNHENIVRYFGSTTDENFLNIFLEYVPGGSVQSMLNSYGPFEEPLIRNFIRQVLIGLSYLHGEDIIHRDIKGANILIDIKGTVKIGDFGISKKVSAIDEEDEDFKKTGKRASLQGSVFWMAPEVVKQTTYTKKADIWSVGCLIVEMFTGRHPFPELSQMQALFKIGNHITPQIPEWCTNEAKEFLKKTFEINFEMRPDAIELLAEQFLNPLIMSKQ